The Verrucomicrobium spinosum DSM 4136 = JCM 18804 genome includes a region encoding these proteins:
- a CDS encoding TenA family transcriptional regulator: MSAGSIGSPVDHPPSHATAPHILAAARAVLAERPIITQSYFTRLRDGSMSYAEFVRSQQQFYFAVRYFSRPIAALVSRCPDSSMRMNLVENLAEEQGGFLPSHAHDRTFLSFLESLGAAAPEKEGPEVRAFNCALLGSCYGEDLEMAFACLGIIELAFAEISAWIASAVVDRGWIAPDRLVHYALHAELDHRHAEECFVVIEPRWEESLSRRQAIQHGLELGRYLFSRLYVDLDALNPALADE, from the coding sequence ATGAGTGCTGGAAGCATCGGTTCCCCCGTCGATCATCCGCCGTCGCACGCCACAGCTCCGCATATTCTGGCTGCTGCCAGGGCGGTGTTGGCAGAGCGCCCCATCATCACCCAGTCGTACTTCACACGTCTGAGGGATGGTTCCATGTCCTATGCGGAGTTCGTCCGTTCCCAACAGCAGTTTTATTTCGCGGTGCGGTATTTTTCCCGTCCGATTGCTGCCCTGGTTTCGCGCTGTCCGGATTCCTCCATGCGGATGAATCTTGTGGAGAATCTGGCGGAGGAGCAGGGCGGCTTTTTACCTTCCCATGCCCATGATCGTACCTTCCTAAGCTTCCTGGAGAGCCTGGGTGCCGCAGCTCCCGAAAAGGAGGGGCCGGAGGTGAGGGCCTTCAATTGCGCCCTGCTCGGGTCCTGTTATGGAGAGGACCTGGAGATGGCATTTGCTTGCTTGGGAATCATAGAGCTGGCCTTCGCAGAGATATCCGCCTGGATCGCCAGCGCTGTGGTGGATCGCGGGTGGATCGCTCCGGACCGGCTGGTTCACTATGCCTTGCACGCGGAACTGGATCATCGGCATGCCGAGGAGTGCTTTGTGGTCATAGAGCCAAGGTGGGAGGAGTCATTGTCCCGGAGACAAGCCATCCAGCATGGCCTTGAGCTCGGGCGTTATCTTTTCTCCCGTCTATATGTGGATCTGGACGCGTTGAACCCTGCACTGGCCGACGAATGA
- a CDS encoding fatty acid desaturase family protein yields the protein MRHYARMGCFVAIYAAGAGAAWWCSAFVASQPAWWLLMLPFYLAAAGALHGISLFTHEAVHQTLSSHPAWNRILGAVCAIPVLQNCSAYRVLHLRHHHHLGEGGDPDHYANYTRWSWMVSVLNWLRLLVGYPVYIVAIPILGFKHGSSRDRVGILLELAATLALGMVLLLAPLPEGLLWHGWLVPMIIINFMVNVRGMSQHTLLPEATDEVRGTRSILTGPVVSFFMCHENLHLEHHLYPGVPWYHLPKVHQALRPQLAAMGAPYIGSYSAFVLRFMRYTVNRGRTGACDVGRLSAGDDGRKS from the coding sequence ATGCGCCACTATGCCCGGATGGGGTGTTTTGTGGCGATCTATGCAGCCGGTGCGGGCGCGGCATGGTGGTGCTCTGCATTTGTGGCATCACAACCTGCGTGGTGGTTGCTAATGCTGCCTTTCTATCTGGCAGCGGCCGGGGCGTTGCACGGGATCAGTCTGTTCACTCACGAAGCCGTGCACCAGACGCTCTCCTCGCATCCGGCCTGGAATCGAATTTTGGGTGCGGTCTGCGCCATCCCCGTCTTGCAGAATTGCTCTGCCTACCGGGTGTTGCACCTGCGGCATCACCATCACCTGGGTGAGGGCGGGGATCCTGATCATTATGCAAACTACACCCGGTGGTCGTGGATGGTGTCGGTGTTGAACTGGTTGAGGCTGCTCGTGGGGTATCCAGTGTACATCGTTGCCATCCCGATTCTCGGATTCAAACATGGATCAAGCCGGGATCGCGTGGGCATCCTGCTGGAACTGGCCGCCACTTTAGCGCTGGGGATGGTGTTGCTGTTGGCTCCTTTACCCGAGGGCCTGTTGTGGCATGGCTGGTTGGTGCCCATGATCATCATCAATTTCATGGTCAATGTGCGGGGCATGAGTCAGCACACACTGCTGCCGGAGGCGACAGATGAGGTGCGGGGGACGCGGAGCATTCTTACTGGTCCCGTGGTTTCCTTCTTCATGTGCCATGAGAACCTTCATCTCGAGCACCACCTCTATCCCGGAGTGCCGTGGTACCATCTGCCCAAGGTGCATCAGGCGCTCCGTCCGCAGCTGGCGGCCATGGGGGCACCGTACATCGGGTCGTACTCGGCCTTTGTTTTGAGGTTTATGCGCTATACTGTGAATCGAGGCCGTACGGGGGCCTGTGATGTGGGCCGGCTATCGGCCGGGGACGACGGGAGGAAATCATGA
- a CDS encoding DUF3419 family protein, with translation MTAGAKLPPPDAWAVEAATWPLAFAQVREDPRVDLEVIRLLPPRAEVVMIASGGETAVCLERHGLGRLTLVDINPAQLALAKLKRHLARQHAVVFSLPLLGHASMPPGARQVALSALLDTLELDRGILGPLEGVAALGPDHVGRYEITFAELWKELSADPETLQVLLMSDRMPGAVEQLGPETQLGQLLEQALSRVMSLQNLVCLFGEEATRNPRQPFDRHFATRLRANARRGFAAENPFLWQMLVGMFPPAQPYDWLLPGPLSSQVDWLPADRIQYLPGRMNEVLENLPDASADFIHLSNILDWLSPEVATASLKSVARVLRRGGRVLVRQLNSSLEIPALHAGLQWDAALGASLHARDRSFFYTAIHVGRKE, from the coding sequence ATGACCGCAGGTGCCAAGCTGCCGCCACCGGATGCCTGGGCTGTGGAAGCCGCCACATGGCCCCTGGCGTTTGCTCAGGTGCGGGAGGACCCCCGCGTGGATCTGGAGGTGATCCGATTGCTCCCGCCTCGCGCGGAGGTGGTGATGATCGCCTCAGGGGGTGAGACGGCAGTCTGTCTGGAAAGGCACGGCCTGGGGCGGCTCACCCTTGTGGACATCAATCCTGCGCAATTGGCTCTGGCGAAGCTCAAGCGGCATCTGGCAAGGCAGCACGCTGTTGTCTTCTCCCTGCCTTTGCTCGGACATGCCAGCATGCCTCCAGGGGCCAGGCAGGTGGCGCTCTCCGCGCTGCTGGATACGTTGGAACTCGACAGGGGAATTCTGGGCCCGTTGGAAGGAGTGGCAGCGCTGGGTCCGGATCATGTCGGGCGCTATGAAATTACTTTTGCAGAATTGTGGAAGGAGCTTTCGGCCGATCCGGAGACTTTGCAGGTGCTGCTCATGTCCGACCGGATGCCTGGGGCCGTGGAACAGTTGGGACCCGAGACCCAGTTGGGGCAACTGCTGGAGCAGGCTCTGAGCAGGGTCATGAGTCTGCAGAATCTGGTCTGTCTCTTTGGAGAAGAGGCCACGAGAAATCCCCGCCAGCCTTTTGACCGGCATTTTGCAACGCGGCTGCGGGCCAATGCGAGGCGCGGTTTTGCCGCGGAGAACCCCTTCCTCTGGCAGATGCTGGTGGGCATGTTTCCTCCTGCGCAGCCCTATGACTGGCTGCTGCCGGGGCCACTTTCCTCCCAGGTGGACTGGCTGCCTGCTGACCGCATCCAGTATCTTCCGGGCAGGATGAATGAGGTGCTGGAGAACCTGCCGGATGCGAGTGCAGATTTCATCCACTTGTCGAACATCCTGGACTGGCTTTCTCCGGAAGTGGCTACTGCCAGCCTAAAGAGCGTGGCCCGAGTGTTGCGTCGGGGCGGGCGGGTGCTCGTTCGCCAGTTGAATTCCTCGCTGGAAATCCCCGCCCTGCATGCAGGGTTGCAGTGGGACGCCGCTCTTGGGGCGAGCCTTCATGCCAGAGACCGCAGTTTCTTCTATACTGCGATTCACGTGGGAAGAAAGGAGTGA